From a single Stomoxys calcitrans chromosome 4, idStoCalc2.1, whole genome shotgun sequence genomic region:
- the LOC106086302 gene encoding small nuclear ribonucleoprotein F yields the protein MSAAMPINPKPFLNGLTGKAVIIKLKWGHEYKGYLVSVDGYMNMQLANTEEHIDGQVTGNLGEVLIRCNNVLYIKGVDDEDEEGEMRD from the exons ATGTCTGCTGCTATGCCAATAAATCCCAAACCATTTCTTAATGGTTTAACGGGTAAAGCAGTTATAATTAAACTCAAGTGGGGACATGAATACAAAGGCTATCTGGTGTCAGTTGATGGATACATGAACATGCAATTGGCCAATACTGAGGAACACATTGATGGACAAGTTACTG GTAACTTGGGAGAAGTTCTTATACGTTGCAATAACGTCCTGTATATTAAAGGTGTCGATGACGAGGATGAAGAAGGCGAAATGAGAGACTAA